A segment of the Streptomyces sp. XD-27 genome:
GACGAGGGCCTGGAGGTCAAGGTCGTCCGGGAGTTCAGCGACGTCACGGAGCGGGGCAAGGTCATCGGCACCAAGCCCGCGGTCGGCTCCCGGATCCGCGACACCGGAACCGTGACGATCAAGGTCTCCAAGGGGCGGCCGCGGACCGATGTGCCCAACGTCGTCGGCATGCCCCTCAGCGAGGCGCGCAAGCAGCTTCAGGACGCGGGGCTGAGCGTCGGCACCGTGACCCGGGCGTTCAGCGACGAGACCCCGCAGAACCAGGTGCTCGCCACCGACCCGCGCGCGGGCACCACCCGCCGCCCGGGCACCGCCGTCGGCATCACCGTCAGCAAGGGCGAGAAGCTCGACGTCCCGGACGTGATCGGCGAGTCGGTGGCCGACGCCGAGTCGGACCTGCGGGACGCGGGCTTCAAGGTCGAGTACGCCGAGGAGCGGGTGTTCTCCCAGGAGGAGGCGGGCACGATCGCCAAGCAGTCGCCGTCGGAGGGCCCGGCCGCCAAGGGCGACACGATCACGCTGAGCGTCTCCAAGGGCCCGCGGATGATCGAGGTGCCCGACGTCGAGGGTGAGAACGTCGACGACGCCAAGAAGACGCTGGAGGACCTGGGCTTCAAGGTGGAGGTGGACCGTCCGCTGCTGTTCCCCGGCGACGAGGTCAGCGGCCAGTCGGTGGAGGCGGGCGAGAAGGCCGCCGAGGGCAGCACGATCACCATCGAGGTCGACGGTGGTGTCTTCTGACCGGGGCCCGCCCGGGGCCGCGCCCGCAATCCGATCGGCTCCCATGTGCCGGTGGCCGCCCGCGGCCTGGCCGGCACGGGGCTGTCGTACGCCGCCGACATCGGCGCCGAGACCGTGCAGGTCTTCGTCGCCAACCCGCGCGGCTGGGCGACCCCGCCCGGCAGCCCCGCCCAGGACGAGGAGTTCCGCGCCCGCTGCGCCGAGCGGTCGATCCCGGCGTACATCCACGCGCCGTACCTGATCAACTTCGGCTCGCACACCCCGGCCACGGCCGACAGCTCCGGCGTCTCGCTGCGCCACTCGCTGCGCCGCGGCCGGGCCATCGGCGCGCTGGGGGTCGTGGTGCACACCGGTTCCGCCACCGGAGGGCGGGATCGCGCCACCGCGCTGACCCAGGTCCGCTCGCTGCTGCTGCCGCTGCTGGACGAGCTGGACCACGACGACGACCCGTGGCTGCTGCTGGAGCCGACGGCCGGGCAGGGCGCGTCCCTGTGCTCGCTGGTGGCGGATCTCGGCCCGTACTTCGACGCGTTGGACCGCCACCCCAGGCTGGGTGTCTGCCTCGACACCTGCCACGCCTTCGCGGCGGGCCACGATCTCGCGGCGCCCGGCGGGATGAAGCAGACCCTCGACGAGCTGGTGTCGGTGGTGGGCGAGGGCCGGCTGAAACTGATCCACGCCAACGACTCCAAGGACGTCGCCGGCGCCCGCAAGGACCGGCACGAGAACATCGGCGCGGGCCACATCGGAGCCGAGCCGTTCCGTGAGCTGTTCCGGCACCCGGCGACGGCGGGGGTGCCGCTGGTGATCGAGACGCCGGGCCCCAAGGAGCAGTACGCGGCCGACGTGGCCCGGCTCAAGGAGCTGCGCGACGCCTGAGGGCGACCGGGAAACGCGCGGGACGCGGCCGCCGGGTCACAGCTCGGGGCCGTCGCCCGGCTCCTCCTGGTACGAGTAGCGCTGCTCGCGCCAGGGGTCGCCGAGGTTGTGGTAGCCCCGCTCCTCCCAGAAGCCGCGGCGGTCGGCGGTCATGTACTCAACGCCCCGGACCCACTTCGGGCCCTTCCAGGCATACAGGTGCGGGACGATCAGCCGCGCCGGGAACCCGTGCTCGGCGGTGAGCGGCTCACCGTCCTTGTGGGTGGCGAAAATCGTGCGCTCGCCGGTGAAGTCCGCCAGCCGCAGATTGGCGCTGTAGCCGTACTCCGCCCACACCATCACATGGGTGGCGGCGGGCGCGGGCGGGGCGAGTTCGAGGATCGTACGGGCGGCCACGCCGCCCCATTCCGCGCCCAGCATGCTGAACTTCGTGACGCAGTGCAGGTCGGCGACGACCGTGGTGTACGGCAGCGCGGAGAACTCGTCGTGCGTCCAGGTGTGCTTGTCCCCGTCGGCGGTGGCGCCGAAGACCCGGAACTCCCAGCGGTCCGGTTTGAACTTCGGGACCGGCCCGTAGTGCGTAACCGGCCAACCGCGCTGCAGCCGCTGCCCCGGAGGCAGCTGTGCGAGCTCCCCCTCGCGGTGTTCCGACTGACCCATGGCTCCATGGTGTCAGACCGTGAGGGGTGGTCGTGACCAGCGCAGGCCAGGGAGAATCTTCCCTTGAGGGTGGCGGTGGGAGACGGGAGGGCGATTCGGGCAAGCCGTACTAAGCGTGAACTTACTGGACTCCCCGAGGGCGCGGTGCGACGATGCGCGCAATCTGCCGTTCCCCGCCTGGATTGGAAGGAGCCCCTCGATGCAGGGCGACCCCGAGGTCATCGAGTTCCTCAACGAGCAGCTGACCGGCGAGCTGACCGCGATCAACCAGTACTTCCTGCACGCCAAGATGCAGGAGAACCTGGGCTGGACCAAGCTCGCCGCCTACACCCGGCACGAGT
Coding sequences within it:
- a CDS encoding deoxyribonuclease IV, translated to MGSHVPVAARGLAGTGLSYAADIGAETVQVFVANPRGWATPPGSPAQDEEFRARCAERSIPAYIHAPYLINFGSHTPATADSSGVSLRHSLRRGRAIGALGVVVHTGSATGGRDRATALTQVRSLLLPLLDELDHDDDPWLLLEPTAGQGASLCSLVADLGPYFDALDRHPRLGVCLDTCHAFAAGHDLAAPGGMKQTLDELVSVVGEGRLKLIHANDSKDVAGARKDRHENIGAGHIGAEPFRELFRHPATAGVPLVIETPGPKEQYAADVARLKELRDA
- a CDS encoding sulfite oxidase-like oxidoreductase; this translates as MGQSEHREGELAQLPPGQRLQRGWPVTHYGPVPKFKPDRWEFRVFGATADGDKHTWTHDEFSALPYTTVVADLHCVTKFSMLGAEWGGVAARTILELAPPAPAATHVMVWAEYGYSANLRLADFTGERTIFATHKDGEPLTAEHGFPARLIVPHLYAWKGPKWVRGVEYMTADRRGFWEERGYHNLGDPWREQRYSYQEEPGDGPEL